One window from the genome of Pseudanabaena yagii GIHE-NHR1 encodes:
- a CDS encoding Cif family virulence factor: protein MVHLIGNCYQTSSGLPIGLVPISSTKSHHYQVIDLELRMFKRIALFLVSATVTAIAPIANPILAAQSSKPAPPELANIVYALDKAASSQDIEAVMKYYAPTFNHADGLNRDRYKQVLRELWQRYKNISYRTEISKWDKQGDTITAETVTMVQGTKGVENDNFKLDARLISTQTYKNINGQLQVTSQQVLSEQSSLSTGEAPPMVKLKVPELIGVGRQYVLDAIVTEPLGTNLLLGAAIEEPVEAKNYLNDNTINLKPLRAGGLFKIGQAPFTSGDRWISVVLVRESGITITSQRLRVSKDFTGNQYTPLPEPDVTPSRVRPRPNSEQTL from the coding sequence GTGGTTCATTTGATCGGAAATTGCTATCAAACATCATCAGGGTTGCCAATTGGGCTAGTCCCAATTTCATCAACTAAATCTCATCATTATCAGGTTATTGACTTAGAGTTACGCATGTTCAAACGAATTGCTCTGTTCCTCGTTTCTGCCACAGTTACAGCGATCGCACCGATCGCTAATCCTATACTTGCGGCCCAATCATCGAAGCCAGCCCCACCTGAGCTAGCAAATATCGTGTATGCACTGGATAAAGCTGCCAGTAGTCAAGACATTGAAGCGGTGATGAAATACTATGCCCCAACTTTTAATCATGCTGATGGGCTAAACCGCGATCGCTATAAGCAGGTACTGCGTGAACTCTGGCAACGTTACAAGAATATTAGTTATCGCACCGAAATCTCCAAATGGGATAAGCAAGGCGACACGATTACTGCGGAAACAGTAACGATGGTGCAGGGCACAAAGGGCGTAGAGAACGATAACTTTAAGCTAGACGCAAGGTTGATTTCTACCCAAACCTATAAAAATATCAATGGGCAATTGCAAGTCACCTCACAGCAAGTTCTCTCAGAGCAATCTTCGCTGAGTACAGGTGAAGCACCGCCAATGGTAAAACTGAAGGTTCCTGAACTGATTGGTGTCGGTCGTCAGTATGTCCTTGATGCGATCGTCACTGAGCCACTTGGCACAAATCTGTTATTAGGTGCAGCGATCGAGGAACCCGTCGAAGCTAAAAATTATCTTAATGACAACACGATCAATCTCAAGCCTTTGCGAGCTGGTGGTTTATTTAAGATCGGACAGGCTCCTTTTACATCAGGCGATCGCTGGATTTCTGTAGTTCTAGTCCGTGAGTCAGGAATCACAATCACTAGTCAAAGACTCAGAGTCAGCAAGGATTTTACAGGCAATCAATACACCCCTCTGCCTGAGCCAGACGTAACCCCCAGCCGTGTTCGTCCTCGTCCCAATAGCGAACAAACATTGTAG
- a CDS encoding pentapeptide repeat-containing protein has product MMSTNPKIHSPISNAFARGIALKKMYELGRKDFDSENFSGLKLSCCKLPAINLTSSDLRDADLDLTDLSGADLRGANLERSSLSFSNLSNADLSNANLRGVNLGGADLSGAILRGAILKNANLRGANLSNAHLEFADMQETDLTGANCFSCNLSYTNLKKANLTEANLNNANLRKSDLTEAILEGTGLNNANLEGVNLPSITEQFS; this is encoded by the coding sequence ATGATGTCCACTAACCCAAAAATTCACTCTCCCATCAGTAATGCCTTCGCGAGGGGAATCGCATTAAAGAAGATGTATGAACTGGGGCGTAAGGATTTTGATTCCGAAAACTTTTCAGGACTGAAGCTATCTTGCTGCAAACTCCCAGCTATTAATTTAACAAGTTCTGATCTGCGAGATGCTGACCTTGACCTTACTGATTTAAGTGGAGCCGATTTGCGGGGGGCAAATTTAGAGCGATCGAGTCTGAGTTTTAGCAATCTTAGTAATGCTGATTTGAGTAATGCGAATTTAAGGGGCGTAAATCTAGGGGGAGCAGATTTAAGTGGTGCGATTCTTAGGGGAGCGATTCTCAAAAATGCGAATTTACGGGGTGCGAATTTAAGTAATGCTCATTTGGAATTTGCTGATATGCAAGAGACAGACTTAACGGGGGCAAATTGTTTTTCTTGCAATCTAAGTTATACCAATCTCAAAAAAGCGAATTTGACGGAAGCTAATCTGAACAATGCAAATTTGCGGAAAAGCGATCTAACTGAAGCAATATTAGAGGGAACAGGTTTAAACAATGCAAATTTGGAAGGGGTAAATTTGCCAAGTATTACTGAACAATTTTCATAG
- a CDS encoding Npun_F0494 family protein: MSSQTLPQSSQSDHKNFAEYEAHILQRAEIALRCAPFTVKLFADMATQGVNLRAIAGNEGLKNQYLTRASNLIITENSLLWLIQVGVLRREVDGQGITDSFRLTPMGHFLLDKWQQQPRFPIATISDRLQNFWAQIQISRFL, from the coding sequence ATGTCTAGCCAAACCCTGCCTCAATCATCCCAAAGTGATCATAAAAATTTTGCGGAGTATGAAGCACATATCCTGCAAAGAGCCGAAATTGCTTTGCGCTGTGCACCATTTACAGTGAAATTGTTTGCGGATATGGCAACCCAAGGCGTAAATCTACGAGCGATCGCAGGTAATGAAGGACTCAAAAATCAATATCTCACTCGCGCTAGCAATTTAATCATTACCGAAAATTCTCTGCTATGGCTGATCCAAGTCGGGGTTTTACGTCGTGAAGTTGACGGGCAAGGCATCACTGATAGTTTTCGACTCACACCAATGGGGCATTTTTTACTAGATAAGTGGCAACAGCAACCAAGATTTCCGATCGCCACTATTAGCGATCGGCTGCAAAATTTCTGGGCACAAATTCAAATCTCCAGATTTCTTTAA